The Chryseobacterium phocaeense genome includes the window GTGAGAAGCTACAGGCAGTAGGCGGTAAGCGAGAACCCTTTATCCGGGAATCTGCTCTACGAGAATTTCGTTTTCCTGTTTATCAAAATATGTACAGGTCATGGCATCCAGATCCATTTTCCAGCCTTCCACTCCGTTTTCTGCACAGTCGCTGCAGAATGTAGGATAATCTGTTCCTCCCTGCTGGTGAAGCTTTAACCTTGTCTTAAACTGCTCGAGATTTAGGTTTTCTGAAACGGTAAGTTCATCATATTTTTTTCCTGAAGTTAAGGATTGATTATCTGTGTCAAAATACTGCGTATTTCCGTCAGCCACATATACGGTATACTTTGAAACACCCAAATTCTTCATTCCCTGAATGTATGCCGGAAAATCTGCTCCGCTTTTTACTTTCTGATGTTCTGCCTTAATTTGGTCAATTGTAAATTTCATATCTGTTTTTTTATTTTTTTGTTTTAAGCTATAAGCAGTAGGCTGTACCTAATCCCTGCAATCTATCCCTTTCTACCTGCCACCTCTATTCAAATTTAAAAATTTTTGGAATGCAAAAGTAGCATAAAATAAAAACCGGAGGAAATGTCCACCGGTTTGTTTTACCTATATTTCGTATTTAAAATATAAATTTTAAGGATGCTGCTGCATTTTAGCAGGATCATCATAATTAACCATCCAATTGATCCCGAACTTGTCTGTAAACATTCCGAAATAAGCGCCCCAGAAGGTATCTGCCATTGGCATGGTTACCTGTCCGCCTGCAGAAAGCCCGTTGAATAATGTGTCTGCCTCTTCCTTAGAGTCTGCGTTAATAGAAACAGAAAAGTTATTTCCCTGCTTATAGTGTGCGCCCCATTCTTCACCCGTATCACTTCCCATTAGTATGGTTTCTTTTGAAATAGGAAGAGAAACGTGCATGATTTTGTCTTTGTCTGCTTCAGGAGTTTCTTTGCCTTCCATTGGAGGCATTTCCCCGAAAGTTCCGATGTAAGGATATTCTCCCCCGAAAACTGATTTATAGAAATCGAATGCTTCTCTGCAGTTTCCATTAAATGATAAATAAACGTTTACTGATGCCATTGATTGTTTTTTTTATTTGTTAAGTTTTAATGAGTTTCTGTTTAAGGTCTTTCAGATAATTCTTTTAATCTGTCCAGTCCTTTCTGGTAATCTTTTCCTATAGCATCTTCCAAATTCATAAACAATTTCATTACCGTGAACGGATAAGGTATTTTTGAAGTGAATCCCCATGTGGCTTTGCTTCCGCTGCCCTCAGGGACAATTTTTACATACGCATTGGCCTCACTTTCATAGGGTGTCAAGAAAACGATTTGCGTTTCAATTCTTTTACCTGCCGCATCCACTTTCTTCACTTCCTGGCATCCTTTTCCGGCAGCATCTTTTTCACTGTCCCAGCATACTTTTTCCCCCGGCTGTCCCGTAGTTCCTGTCCAGTCCTTTTTCATTCCCGGATCCAGATCGTTCCACGGGCTCCATTGGTCCATGGCTTTCAATGTATTCGTCTGCTGCCAGACTTTTTCCACCGGAGCATTGATGGTTATTGATTTTTCATAAACACAATCCCCGGAAATAAATGCGGCCACCACCATCCATAGTATAAGGACCGATGCTAGGACAATAATGATCTTCTTTAATATTTTCATACTACTGATTATCTGTGTTGATCAATTAAAATCATATTCCCGTCCGGATCTTTCAGGAAAATATGCTCAGGTCCCGAAGTGGTTTCATCTGCTGATTTATCCAGCTCCACTCCGTTTTCTTTTAAATGTTTCTGAATGCTGCGTACATCATCAAACGATTCCAGATTCTGGGCGTTTTCATCCCATCCCGGATTGAAGGTCAGCATATTTCCATCAAACATGGCCTGGAACAGACCGACCAATGTGCTTCCGTTTTTCATGATCAGATAATTCTGATCCATATTTCCGCCCATAGCGGTAAAACCCAGTTTTTCGTAAAAATCTTTAGACTTCTGAAGATCTTTTACACTTAAACTGATTGAAAATGCTCCTAATCTCATATGTTAGTTATTATTTTTTAATGACGATGTAAATCACATGCGGATCACACGTATGTAATTCACTCATTTATTTGAGTTATTTTTTATCCTTTGTTTGTTCTTAAAGCGAGTGTGCTTCCGGCAAAGACCAATCCCCAGGTAAGGATTCCAAGGATCCAGAACCAGATCGGGGTTGGAAGGGAAAACATCATATAGATGGTGATACAGAGAAAAATAACCCCACACACTGCTGCGGAAGTATGTTTTCCGTTATTGGCCACTTTGGAAGCTGTAAATCCTGAAACCAAAGCCGCCAACGCATAAGCAATGATTACAAAAAACAAAGCCATAAACGGAGCTGAAGCTATATATTCCTTCATCGCCTCCATATCGCCATTTCCAGCTGCTGCAGGCGGCGGGTATACACTATGTCCTATTTTTTCCACGATGGTAATGCAGATGATTCCTGCAATGAGTCCGGCCGGGACCGCTAATATTCGTCTTAACATGGTTATTGATTTTTTAATCGGGTTTTGAAGTCCAGTGTTCCGTCATAACTTTTCCAATCTCCAATAAGCTCTATATACTGGCCTTCTACTTTTTCAGTTTTTTTGTTCCATTTGAAGGTATAAACAAACTTGCCTTTGAATGTACCGGAGTGTTTTCCTTTAGCCTCTTCAGCCAGATCATACTCTCCGAATACCACTCCTTTTCTTTTAGCATCCCTGTATTTGGTGATGGTAATTTTTCCTTCATATTTGGCGTAATTATCGTCTACCAGAGAATACCCTGAAATAAAATATTCCTGGTCGTTCTTTTTATTCTGCTCGGAAATATTAACCTTCAGCTTAAGTTGCTGCCCGCTGTTTCCTATGGTTCCTACGTAAGGTTTGCTATTATTCAGCCACACCGTAGAGATATCCGGCATTTGTGCCCAGGCAAAATTACAGGCAAGAATGAGAAGTAATAAAAGTTTTTTCATGCTCCGGTTTTATACTCCAAACTGAGCCAGGTGGTGATTCAGATGTTTGGCAAACATATTATTCCACTCCTGTGCGTTTAGTTTTCCGAAAGAGGACGATTCCTTACCATCAAAAGCATCCGGACCCAGCTGCTGTGTTTTCTGGATGAAACCGATCAGTCTTTTTTTCTCTTCGTCAAAGTTTTTTCTTCCGGTAATCACAAACTGCGGCGCTGTAGGGGAATCTCTTGGATAGGCTTTTTCTCCTACAATTTTAGGCTTCAGAAAAGTCTTTAAAATAAATTTCGCAATGGCTCCCGGTTTTTTATGCTTTTCAGGCTCGTATACCATTTCGTAGGACACACTGCAGTGTGCAAGCATCTGGTCTACAGTCATTTTACCCCATAAACCATGGGTATCTTCCACCAGATTATTGATCCTGTCAATATAGTTTTGAGCATCTTTTGCATCAAATACATTTTCCATATTCTTTCTAATTTCTGAAAGCAAATATATCAGTTTTTTCGTTTCATTTTTACAGGGTAATGAAAAAAGTGATGACGTGTTTGAAGAGGAGGCATTTGGTGCGGGGTGTGGGTTTCTGAATGCGGGTTATGAGTTATTAATTATGAGTTATGAGTTGTGAGTTGCTTGTTGCTAGTTGTTAGTTATGAGTTGAATTGGCAGATAGGATATTTTACATCAGATTATTCTTATACTCTCTTACACTAATACGCTCAAACTCTCAAACTCTCAAACGCTCAACACTCCTACTCAATCTTTTCTGTCTTTTTAAAAATCAGCCACAGCTTGACCTTTAATGCAATCCAGCCGAGAACAGCGTAGAATACAAGCAGGATACTCAAATGCTGCAAATAGGGAAATGTAAGTTCAACCGAACCTTTCTGGATCAGTAAGATTTTAAATGCCTGGAGAAAAGGCGTCAGGGGAATAATATTTGCCATCAGCTGCACAAAATCAGGCATTGCACTCAATGGCCACGTAAACCCACTGATAATAAATGCCGGTGATGCAATGACCATCAGAATCTGTGTTGCTTTCAAAGCATCAGGAATAAGAATACTGATAAATACGCCTAAAAATGATGCAGAACCTACAAAAACTGCGGTAAGAAGAATAAAACTGAGTATTCCTTCCGGCATCGGAACCCTGAATATCATATGCATAAAGTAATAAATTCCCACAATCAGAATGGAGAACACCCAGATGGGAATCACCTTGATCAACATCGTTGGAAATGCCCATCTTTTCATTTTGACATATTCTTTCACAAATGATCCTCTTTCAAACTCAGCCGCGAAACTTACGGCCATGGCGAGAAGAATCACCTGTTGCAAAACCACAGCCAGCATGGCCGGCCACATGAAAATAAGATAGTTTCCGGTGGTATTGAAAAGGGTGATATAATTCGCTTTAAAAGGCTCATACTGTGTTGCTGCTTTTGTTGCGGGCATTCCTGCCTTTTGTAAAGCTTTGATGGATGCTCCGGCGGAAAATGTTCCTATGGTAAGCTGCAGGGCTTTGGATGCGAAATTGGCGGTAAGAACGTTTCCGGTATTGACATAAACATTCAGCTCGGGATATTTTTTCTGGAGCATATCCGCTTCAAACCTTGACGGGATGATCACCACCGCCGCCGCCTCATGCCGGATCACTTCATCTTTTATGCTGAAAGGCTCCTGTGGATATTTAATGATGCTTATGCTTTTATTATCATCCAGCATATCCGTCAGCTGGTTCGACAAAGGGGTATTGTCCCTGTCGATTACGAGTACCGGTGTATTTTCCACTTTCCCGCTTTTATAGACAAAGCCCAGCAAAGTGGCATAGAATACCGGGGCCAGGAAGAAGACGGTCCTCAGGGTAGAATTGCCGATAAAAAGCCTGAACTCCCGTTTTAAAAGCCGGAAAAATTCTTTCATAATTATTTCAGGATAACGTTAGCATTCACCAATATTCCTTTGGCCTTATTCATGTCTTTCGGCTTCACTTTAATTTCGTAAACGGCATCCTGAAGCTGGTAATCGGGATAAGCTGTTGTGATATCCGCATATCTGGTCAACTGTTTGATATACACCACTGTGCCCTGCAGATTCTCTTTGTTATACACCACCTGCATATTCACGTCCTGTCCTTTTTTATATTTTGAAATGGAACTTTCCGGAACGGTAAACCTGAAATAGGTGCTTTTCGGAATATACCCGTTAAATAATGCAAAACCTGCCGTAGCCAGTTCGCCTGTATTGAGGCTGATGGTTTCTACTTCCATATCATTTGTTGCAATAATATATCTTTCGGAATAGGCCACATTGGCTTCCTGCAGTGCTCCTTTAGCCTGCGAGGCCTGTCCGGCTGCCATTTCCACTTTTTCAACACGGGTTCCGCGTTGTACATCATCCAGTTCTGCCACCACTGCATCGTATTGTGCCTTTGCGCCCTGAAGTTTGGCATATACCTCATCATATGCCTGTGGAGACATGAGGCTGTCGCGGTACATATTATTGGCTCTTTTAAAAGATTTCTGGGCAAATTCATACTGCTCTTTCAAGCCTTTGTATTTGGCTTTAAGCTGCCTCAGCTGATCTGCCGTGGCTCCGTTTTTGGCCATCTGTTCCTGGGCCGTTGCCGCACTTACCGCTCCCTGAGCCTGGGCAATTTTTGCAGAAACTTCCGGTACATCAAGCAATGCCATTGTATCTCCTTTTTTCACACTCTGGCCTTCTGTTACGTATATTTTTAAGATCCTTCCGGTTACTTTCGGTGCGAAAGAGATCACTTCCTTTTTCACTTTTCCTTCGGAATCATTAAGATTTTCTTTTTTCTTAGTGCAACTCCCTGCCAGAAAAAGAACTGTAAATATTATGAATATATTTTTATGCATCATGGTAAGGATAAGGATTAATAAAGTTTAGTGATATCAAGCTCCTGTGTGGATCTCATGAGCTCTATTCCGGCTCTCCGCTGGTTAAATAAGGCATTCTGGTATTCCAGTTCCGCTATTTCCAGGTCATTTTCAGCATCAATGAGCTGTGAAGATTTGCTCATTCCGTACCTGAATTCTTTTTCCGCCTGAACCAACGCACTTTTAGCCAGTTCTTTTTCTTTGGCTTTTAAAGCAATCTGTGCGGTTGCGATATCATAATTGGTCTGATTGTTAGCCAGATTCAGGGTTAATTTTTTAAGGGCATCTTCTTTTTTATTCTGAAGGACTTCTTTTCCGACTTTTGCAGTTTCTTCTGCGTGTTTTCCTTCTTTTCCGTCAAAGATCTCCCACTTGAATCCTACACCTGCCGTAAATAAAGGAAGGATATTGATATTGGTTGGCCTCCAGTCCAGTTTGGCCCCTCCGTAGCCTAAAGCGGGAACTGCAGGAATTACGTTCTCTGAAGTCTTGATACGGCTGCCATACAGGCCAATATAATAAGCAGAAGCCATGAGCTGGACCTTCGGGATCATCCAGGTTCTTTCTGCCTTGATTTTATAGTCTGCGGCCGTAATCCCATGATCAAGGGCACGAACTTCAGCCCTTTCTTCGATTCCTTTTTCTGAAGAGAGAAGTTCTACGGGAGCAAGCACAGGATCAATCATCCTCAGGCGGTCTTTACTGATTCCTGTAAGAATATAAAGCTGGGTGAGAAGAAGTTCTTTTTTGCCTTCATACTCCACCATTTTAGCATTAAGGGTCGCCTGGGCAAGTTCTATTTTCTTATGATCATAGGGAGTGATAAGTCCGTAACCTAATGCTTTATCCGCAGTTTTTCTGTTGATGTCGAGTCTTTTTTTACTCTCATCGAGGACTTTTTTAGACTGATGAATGAGGGCCAGCTGATCATAGGCCTTTGAAATATTGGCTACAACATCATCTTTTGTTTTTTCAAGAAGGATATCTTCGGATATTTTCTTTTCTTCATTGGCTTTTTTCAGATATTTC containing:
- a CDS encoding SRPBCC family protein encodes the protein MKILKKIIIVLASVLILWMVVAAFISGDCVYEKSITINAPVEKVWQQTNTLKAMDQWSPWNDLDPGMKKDWTGTTGQPGEKVCWDSEKDAAGKGCQEVKKVDAAGKRIETQIVFLTPYESEANAYVKIVPEGSGSKATWGFTSKIPYPFTVMKLFMNLEDAIGKDYQKGLDRLKELSERP
- a CDS encoding DUF1398 domain-containing protein produces the protein MKFTIDQIKAEHQKVKSGADFPAYIQGMKNLGVSKYTVYVADGNTQYFDTDNQSLTSGKKYDELTVSENLNLEQFKTRLKLHQQGGTDYPTFCSDCAENGVEGWKMDLDAMTCTYFDKQENEILVEQIPG
- a CDS encoding ABC transporter permease, with the protein product MKEFFRLLKREFRLFIGNSTLRTVFFLAPVFYATLLGFVYKSGKVENTPVLVIDRDNTPLSNQLTDMLDDNKSISIIKYPQEPFSIKDEVIRHEAAAVVIIPSRFEADMLQKKYPELNVYVNTGNVLTANFASKALQLTIGTFSAGASIKALQKAGMPATKAATQYEPFKANYITLFNTTGNYLIFMWPAMLAVVLQQVILLAMAVSFAAEFERGSFVKEYVKMKRWAFPTMLIKVIPIWVFSILIVGIYYFMHMIFRVPMPEGILSFILLTAVFVGSASFLGVFISILIPDALKATQILMVIASPAFIISGFTWPLSAMPDFVQLMANIIPLTPFLQAFKILLIQKGSVELTFPYLQHLSILLVFYAVLGWIALKVKLWLIFKKTEKIE
- a CDS encoding TolC family protein, translated to MKNNLLIFAFSFLAFPAFCRAQSAPDFKELLDSAMVRDSDLKMQITQNKLTDLDTHKLKDIFLPTLELSGQAGYLNATARLTSPEINLAPFIQIPEGSFNNNLNVSGFSGIAKADAKMLLYSGGKVKYLKKANEEKKISEDILLEKTKDDVVANISKAYDQLALIHQSKKVLDESKKRLDINRKTADKALGYGLITPYDHKKIELAQATLNAKMVEYEGKKELLLTQLYILTGISKDRLRMIDPVLAPVELLSSEKGIEERAEVRALDHGITAADYKIKAERTWMIPKVQLMASAYYIGLYGSRIKTSENVIPAVPALGYGGAKLDWRPTNINILPLFTAGVGFKWEIFDGKEGKHAEETAKVGKEVLQNKKEDALKKLTLNLANNQTNYDIATAQIALKAKEKELAKSALVQAEKEFRYGMSKSSQLIDAENDLEIAELEYQNALFNQRRAGIELMRSTQELDITKLY
- a CDS encoding HlyD family secretion protein — protein: MHKNIFIIFTVLFLAGSCTKKKENLNDSEGKVKKEVISFAPKVTGRILKIYVTEGQSVKKGDTMALLDVPEVSAKIAQAQGAVSAATAQEQMAKNGATADQLRQLKAKYKGLKEQYEFAQKSFKRANNMYRDSLMSPQAYDEVYAKLQGAKAQYDAVVAELDDVQRGTRVEKVEMAAGQASQAKGALQEANVAYSERYIIATNDMEVETISLNTGELATAGFALFNGYIPKSTYFRFTVPESSISKYKKGQDVNMQVVYNKENLQGTVVYIKQLTRYADITTAYPDYQLQDAVYEIKVKPKDMNKAKGILVNANVILK
- a CDS encoding VOC family protein, which encodes MRLGAFSISLSVKDLQKSKDFYEKLGFTAMGGNMDQNYLIMKNGSTLVGLFQAMFDGNMLTFNPGWDENAQNLESFDDVRSIQKHLKENGVELDKSADETTSGPEHIFLKDPDGNMILIDQHR
- a CDS encoding VOC family protein, with the translated sequence MASVNVYLSFNGNCREAFDFYKSVFGGEYPYIGTFGEMPPMEGKETPEADKDKIMHVSLPISKETILMGSDTGEEWGAHYKQGNNFSVSINADSKEEADTLFNGLSAGGQVTMPMADTFWGAYFGMFTDKFGINWMVNYDDPAKMQQHP
- a CDS encoding DinB family protein; the encoded protein is MENVFDAKDAQNYIDRINNLVEDTHGLWGKMTVDQMLAHCSVSYEMVYEPEKHKKPGAIAKFILKTFLKPKIVGEKAYPRDSPTAPQFVITGRKNFDEEKKRLIGFIQKTQQLGPDAFDGKESSSFGKLNAQEWNNMFAKHLNHHLAQFGV